The following are encoded in a window of Manihot esculenta cultivar AM560-2 chromosome 8, M.esculenta_v8, whole genome shotgun sequence genomic DNA:
- the LOC110621279 gene encoding transcription factor MYBC1 — protein MRDDDSNWFSRWEEELPSPEELMPLSQTLITPDLALAFDIRNPTNTATINTTSLMQQNQPPPPPPPPPTANTPSPNHPLPHSQPNSAEYAADSADLGSGAAGDEPARTLKRPRLVWTPQLHKRFVDAVAHLGIKNAVPKTIMQLMSVDGLTRENVASHLQKYRLYLKRMQGLSSGGSGGINGTGGGGGGGLAAGSDAATEHLFASSPVPAHFLHPGRPNSDHYLPFVPVAALQHPHHQQQMAAAAAAVAHPQLHSQYHRQMGHFGSPPNGQFEHPFLARQTQQPVHRIGAPVHNTIPGYVEDLESASGNGGRKVLTLFPTGDD, from the coding sequence atgaGGGATGATGATTCTAATTGGTTTTCAAGATGGGAGGAAGAGCTCCCGTCACCTGAAGAGCTTATGCCCTTATCTCAAACCCTAATTACTCCTGATCTTGCCCTTGCTTTTGATATCCGTAATCCTACTAACACCGCTACCATTAATACCACCTCTCTTATGCAACAAAATCAGCCCCCTCCTCCTCCACCGCCGCCGCCCACGGCCAATACCCCCTCCCCTAACCACCCCTTGCCACATTCCCAACCTAACTCCGCTGAATACGCTGCTGATTCTGCTGACTTGGGTTCTGGGGCTGCCGGTGATGAGCCTGCTAGAACCCTTAAGCGGCCTCGTCTCGTCTGGACCCCCCAGCTTCATAAGAGGTTTGTGGATGCTGTTGCACACTTGGGGATCAAAAATGCCGTTCCCAAGACTATAATGCAGCTCATGAGTGTAGATGGGTTAACTAGAGAGAACGTAGCTAGTCACTTGCAGAAGTATCGTTTATACCTTAAAAGGATGCAGGGGTTGTCATCTGGTGGTTCTGGTGGGATTAATGGCACTGGTGGTGGCGGGGGTGGTGGATTGGCCGCAGGTTCTGATGCTGCAACTGAGCATTTGTTTGCAAGTTCTCCAGTACCTGCACATTTCCTGCATCCAGGAAGGCCTAATTCGGATCATTACTTGCCATTTGTACCAGTTGCAGCGCTGCAACACCCCCATCACCAGCAGCAGATGGCAGCAGCTGCCGCAGCAGTAGCGCATCCCCAGTTGCATAGTCAGTACCATAGGCAGATGGGACACTTTGGGTCACCTCCAAATGGGCAGTTTGAGCATCCATTTCTGGCTAGACAGACACAGCAGCCTGTGCATAGGATTGGGGCGCCAGTGCATAATACAATTCCCGGATATGTGGAGGATTTGGAGTCAGCGAGTGGGAATGGGGGTAGAAAGGTTCTCACTCTGTTTCCTACAGGGGATGATTGA